The Vitis riparia cultivar Riparia Gloire de Montpellier isolate 1030 chromosome 3, EGFV_Vit.rip_1.0, whole genome shotgun sequence genome includes a region encoding these proteins:
- the LOC117911439 gene encoding translation initiation factor IF3-1, mitochondrial yields MSFWYRINQPKLKWQTLTRQFKRCYLQIPHAHSLNNTPHQTIRGFENPCWVNRRNPSDFCYNVRFFAAPVQAKPKQEEKDASGPRMNEQIRADFVRLVIDDGHEIVSRMVALERARKLKLDLVEVQRKAEPPVCKIMDFHKEKYKQQIKEKDRAKSKSELTLRKGDCKEVRFSGKTEAKDLKMKADMVKRLMDRGYRVKCMAMGTEDQDLGGLLTRLSSLIEDVCFVESGPRVEKRQAYVIVRHIKFGPSKKGSGKKASKVVGVTSSEAATMSPTISPTINPSSYVESPIQLEEESDTAESDLENEDEVLSDEADTPISPSMRMADKNLEDNKATWSAFDANDDFDKVFDFTNDANPSNSTDKQMNAKLETSSSLENINLSDTMHGPRPVLDSTRTNSVPSSLTEPPPETLNRYRKSEPRNRFMPTTSMDNKGPGATNSLRLGPQFLNQGKQARSDTNSSPSTGRTRQDGTDASVFRNLKLPLHEIPMQEPSRPPSSPRPSYGDFSAPKAEAPGKLDPSANSARSEPRLPNQGKQSWSDLNFVPSTGGTKQVPADTSVSRNSKPPTNDGPKPEQSHPVPPSSPTSSYGIFSASKATAPGKQGMSSEVNRNKEGNPSESARNPSAGGVFNANFPSKSDGSQRGAVNQDGQGGWGMFSREGSKVIPSRTSESEAKVQR; encoded by the exons ATGTCGTTTTGGTACAGAATCAACCAACCAAAGCTGAAATGGCAAACCCTAACTCGCCAATTCAAGCGGTGTTACCTCCAAATTCCTCATGCTCATTCGCTGAATAACACTCCTCATCAAACAATTCGAGGGTTTGAGAATCCATGTTGGGTTAATCGTAGAAACCCATCCGATTTTTGTTACAATGTTAGGTTTTTCGCAGCCCCGGTTCAG GCCAAGCCGAAGCAGGAAGAGAAGGACGCAAGCGGGCCTCGAATGAATGAGCAAATCAGGGCTGATTTTGTTCGGCTTGTGATCGATGATG GGCATGAGATTGTCTCAAGGATGGTAGCACTGGAGCGAGCAAGGAAACTCAAGCTTGATTTAGTTGAG GTTCAACGAAAGGCTGAACCACCTGTTTGTAAAATCATGGACTTCCATAAAGAAAAGTACAAACagcaaataaaggaaaaggacCGTGCAAAAAGCAAG TCTGAGTTGACTTTACGGAAAGGAGATTGCAAGGAAGTTCGATTTTCTGGGAAAACT GAAGCAAAAGACCTTAAGATGAAAGCTGATATGGTTAAGAGATTGATGGATCGTGGTTATCGAGTGAAG TGTATGGCCATGGGTACTGAAGATCAAGACTTGGGGGGATTGTTAACTCGTCTGTCTAGTTTG ATTGAAGATGTTTGTTTTGTGGAAAGTGGACCAAGGGTAGAGAAAAGACAGGCATATGTAATAGTTAGGCATATCAAGTTTGGTCCATCAAAGAAAGGCTCCGGAAAAAAGGCTTCCAAGGTTGTTGGTGTTACTAGCTCTGAGGCTGCTACTATGTCCCCAACCATCAGCCCAACCATTAATCCTTCTAGTTATGTTGAAAGCCCCATACAGCTTGAAGAAGAATCAGACACGGCAGAATCTGATCTGGAAAATGAGGATGAGGTCCTTTCTGATGAAGCAGACACACCTATATCCCCTTCTATGAGAATGGCAGATAAAAATCTTGAAGATAACAAAGCTACTTGGTCAGCTTTTGATGCAAATGATGACTTTGACAAAGTATTCGATTTTACCAATGATGCAAACCCTTCAAATTCTACTGATAAACAAATGAATGCTAAGCTAGAAACATCCTCCTCTCTTGAAAATATTAATCTCTCTGACACTATGCATGGCCCCAGACCAGTCCTTGATTCTACCAGAACGAACTCGGTTCCATCCTCCCTAACTGAGCCTCCACCTGAAACTCTGAATAGGTACAGAAAAAGTGAACCAAGGAACAGGTTTATGCCAACAACATCCATGGATAATAAGGGCCCAGGTGCAACAAACTCACTGAGGTTAGGACCCCAGTTTCTAAACCAAGGAAAGCAAGCACGATCTGATACAAATTCCTCACCTTCAACAGGAAGAACAAGGCAGGATGGAACTGATGCTTCTGTGTTCAGAAACTTGAAGCTTCCACTGCATGAGATTCCCATGCAAGAACCATCTCGGCCTCCAAGCTCTCCACGACCTAGTTACGGGGACTTTAGTGCCCCAAAAGCTGAAGCTCCTGGGAAGCTAGATCCATCTGCAAACTCGGCAAGGTCAGAACCTCGGTTACCAAATCAAGGAAAGCAGTCATGGTCTGATTTAAATTTCGTGCCCTCAACAGGGGGAACCAAGCAAGTTCCAGCTGATACTTCTGTATCCAGAAACTCGAAGCCTCCCACAAATGACGGTCCCAAGCCAGAACAGTCTCATCCTGTGCCTCCAAGCTCCCCGACATCAAGTTACGGGATTTTCAGTGCTTCAAAAGCTACTGCTCCTGGGAAACAAGGCATGTCATCAGAAGTTAACAGGAACAAAGAAGGAAACCCATCTGAATCTGCAAGAAATCCCAGTGCAGGAGGCGTCTTCAATGCGAACTTCCCTTCAAAATCCGATGGCAGCCAGAGAGGAGCTGTCAATCAGGATGGACAAGGAGGATGGGGAATGTTCAGTAGAGAGGGCTCAAAAGTCATCCCAAGCAGGACTTCTGAAAGTGAAGCAAAGGTGCAAAGATGA